A window from Citrus sinensis cultivar Valencia sweet orange chromosome 5, DVS_A1.0, whole genome shotgun sequence encodes these proteins:
- the LOC102627251 gene encoding uncharacterized protein LOC102627251 isoform X4, whose amino-acid sequence MREKVYKLLYVQKFPGAVLVLLGLYRSSVVTYALHLVIGVPDALVPLDLPVCQISLLPGETTAVWVSIDAPYAQPPGLYEGEITITSKADTELSSQCLGKGEKHRLFMELRNCLDNVEPIEGKPLHEVVERAKSTATTLRRVIFSPLFSEFFSDNGPIDMMDEDAISNLSVRVKLSLTVWDFILPATPSLPAVIGISDTVIEDRFGVRHGSDEWYEALDQHFKWLLQYRISPFFCRWGESMRVLTYTCPWPADHPKSDEYFSDPRLAAYAVPYSPVLSSNDGAKDYVRKEIELLRTKAHWKKAYFYLWDEPLNMEHYSSVRNMASELHAYAPDARVLTTYYCGPSDAPLGPTPFESFVKVPKFLRPHTQIYCTSEWVLGNREDLVKDIVTELQPENGEEWWTYVCMGPSDPHPNWHLGMRGSQHRAVMWRVWKEGGTGFLYWGANCYEKATVPSAEIRFRRGLPPGDGVLFYPGEVFSSSRQPVASLRLERILSGLQDIEYLNLYASRYGRDEGLALLEKTGTYLGPERYTIEHLPIDVMRGEIFSACRH is encoded by the exons ATGAGAGAGAAAGTGTACAAATTGCTTTACGTCCAAAAGTTTCCTGGAGCAGTTCTAGTACTGCTGGGGTTGTACAGGTCCAGTGTAGTGACTTATGCTCTGCATCTGGTGATCG GTGTCCCTGATGCCCTTGTACCGCTTGACCTACCAGTTTGTCAAATAAGTTTGCTTCCTGG GGAAACAACTGCAGTTTGGGTTTCCATAGATGCACCATATGCTCAGCCTCCGGGTCTGTATGAAGGGGAGATCACTATTACTTCTAAAGCAGATACAGA ATTGTCATCACAATGCTTGGGCAAAGGTGAGAAGCATCGACTTTTTATGGAGCTTAGGAACTGTCTTGATAATGTGGAGCCCATTGAAGGAAAACCTTTGCATGAAGTG GTAGAAAGAGCGAAGTCTACGGCTACTACTTTAAGAAGAGTTATTTTTTCTCCACTATTTTCTGAGTTTTTTTCAGATAACGGACCAATTGATATGATGGATGAAGATGCTATATCTAATCTTTCAGTACGTGTGAAGTTAAGTTTGACAGTTTGGGACTTCATTCTTCCTGCAACTCCGTCACTCCCAGCTGTAATTGGT ATATCTGATACCGTAATTGAGGATCGTTTTGGTGTTCGACATGGGAGCGATGAGTGGTATGAGGCATTAGATCAGCATTTCAAGTGGCTTCTTCAGTATAGAATCAGCCCATTTTTTTGCAGGTGGGGTGAAAGCATGCGGGTTTTGACATACACATGCCCTTGGCCAG CTGAtcatccaaaatctgatgaaTACTTTTCAGACCCACGACTAGCAGCTTATGCTGTACCTTATAGTCCAGTCTTAAG CAGCAATGACGGAGCAAAGGATTACGTGCGGAAGGAAATTGAGCTGTTAAGGACAAAAGCTCACTGGAAGAAAGCCTATTTTTACTTATGGGATGAG CCACTGAACATGGAGCATTACAGTTCTGTTCGCAATATGGCTAGTGAACTTCATGCTTATGCCCCTGATGCTCGTGTATTAACCACGTACTATTGCG GGCCAAGTGACGCACCTCTTGGACCTACCCCTTTTGAGTCTTTTGTAAAGGTTCCTAAGTTTCTACGGCCTCATACTCAGATCTATTGCACAAG TGAGTGGGTACTTGGTAACCGAGAGGATTTGGTAAAGGATATTGTCACTGAATTGCAGCCCGAGAATGGTGAG GAATGGTGGACATATGTTTGCATGGGACCATCTGATCCTCATCCGAATTGGCATCTTGGGATGCGAGGTTCACAGCATCGTGCTGTAATGTGGCGTGTATGGAAAGAAGGTGGAACAGGATTCTTATACTGGGGTGCCAACTGTTATGAAAAGGCAACAGTTCCTAGTGCTGAG ATAAGATTTAGGCGTGGCCTTCCCCCTGGTGATGGGGTTTTATTCTACCCTGGTGAGGTGTTCTCGTCTTCGCGTCAACCTGTTGCTTCCTTAAGACTAGAGAGAATTCTGAGTGGTTTGCAG GACATTGAATACCTAAACCTCTATGCTTCAAGATATGGTAGAGATGAAGGGCTTGCTCTGTTGGAGAAGACAGGAACGTACCTGGGTCCCGAGCGGTACACAATTGAGCACCTGCCGATTGATGTCATGCGGGGCGAGATTTTCAGTGCTTGCCGACATTGA
- the LOC102627251 gene encoding uncharacterized protein LOC102627251 isoform X3 has translation MDNSAGNPQDSVVPPVEGVAGGGTAYGWNDNCSQSSGPLNGSINPTEIPTADLVHVWCMPSTANVGPQEMPRPLEPINLLAARNERESVQIALRPKVSWSSSSTAGVVQVQCSDLCSASGDRLVVGQSLMLRRVVPILGVPDALVPLDLPVCQISLLPGETTAVWVSIDAPYAQPPGLYEGEITITSKADTELSSQCLGKGEKHRLFMELRNCLDNVEPIEGKPLHEVVERAKSTATTLRRVIFSPLFSEFFSDNGPIDMMDEDAISNLSVRVKLSLTVWDFILPATPSLPAVIGISDTVIEDRFGVRHGSDEWYEALDQHFKWLLQYRISPFFCRWGESMRVLTYTCPWPADHPKSDEYFSDPRLAAYAVPYSPVLSNDGAKDYVRKEIELLRTKAHWKKAYFYLWDEPLNMEHYSSVRNMASELHAYAPDARVLTTYYCGPSDAPLGPTPFESFVKVPKFLRPHTQIYCTSEWVLGNREDLVKDIVTELQPENGEEWWTYVCMGPSDPHPNWHLGMRGSQHRAVMWRVWKEGGTGFLYWGANCYEKATVPSAEIRFRRGLPPGDGVLFYPGEVFSSSRQPVASLRLERILSGLQDIEYLNLYASRYGRDEGLALLEKTGTYLGPERYTIEHLPIDVMRGEIFSACRH, from the exons ATGGATAATAGCG CAGGTAATCCTCAGGATTCTGTTGTGCCACCGGTTGAAGGTGTTGCCGGGGGAGGGACAGCATACGGATGGAATGATAATTGTTCACAAAGTTCAGGTCCACTCAATGGGTCTATCAATCCAACAGAAATTCCAACTGCAGATTTAGTGCACGTGTGGTGCATGCCCAGCACAGCAAATGTGGGACCACAGGAAATGCCTAGACCTTTGGAGCCT ATAAATCTTCTGGCAGCTAGAAATGAGAGAGAAAGTGTACAAATTGCTTTACGTCCAAAAGTTTCCTGGAGCAGTTCTAGTACTGCTGGGGTTGTACAGGTCCAGTGTAGTGACTTATGCTCTGCATCTGGTGATCG GTTGGTTGTCGGCCAATCTTTAATGTTGCGGCGTGTTGTTCCCATATTAGGTGTCCCTGATGCCCTTGTACCGCTTGACCTACCAGTTTGTCAAATAAGTTTGCTTCCTGG GGAAACAACTGCAGTTTGGGTTTCCATAGATGCACCATATGCTCAGCCTCCGGGTCTGTATGAAGGGGAGATCACTATTACTTCTAAAGCAGATACAGA ATTGTCATCACAATGCTTGGGCAAAGGTGAGAAGCATCGACTTTTTATGGAGCTTAGGAACTGTCTTGATAATGTGGAGCCCATTGAAGGAAAACCTTTGCATGAAGTG GTAGAAAGAGCGAAGTCTACGGCTACTACTTTAAGAAGAGTTATTTTTTCTCCACTATTTTCTGAGTTTTTTTCAGATAACGGACCAATTGATATGATGGATGAAGATGCTATATCTAATCTTTCAGTACGTGTGAAGTTAAGTTTGACAGTTTGGGACTTCATTCTTCCTGCAACTCCGTCACTCCCAGCTGTAATTGGT ATATCTGATACCGTAATTGAGGATCGTTTTGGTGTTCGACATGGGAGCGATGAGTGGTATGAGGCATTAGATCAGCATTTCAAGTGGCTTCTTCAGTATAGAATCAGCCCATTTTTTTGCAGGTGGGGTGAAAGCATGCGGGTTTTGACATACACATGCCCTTGGCCAG CTGAtcatccaaaatctgatgaaTACTTTTCAGACCCACGACTAGCAGCTTATGCTGTACCTTATAGTCCAGTCTTAAG CAATGACGGAGCAAAGGATTACGTGCGGAAGGAAATTGAGCTGTTAAGGACAAAAGCTCACTGGAAGAAAGCCTATTTTTACTTATGGGATGAG CCACTGAACATGGAGCATTACAGTTCTGTTCGCAATATGGCTAGTGAACTTCATGCTTATGCCCCTGATGCTCGTGTATTAACCACGTACTATTGCG GGCCAAGTGACGCACCTCTTGGACCTACCCCTTTTGAGTCTTTTGTAAAGGTTCCTAAGTTTCTACGGCCTCATACTCAGATCTATTGCACAAG TGAGTGGGTACTTGGTAACCGAGAGGATTTGGTAAAGGATATTGTCACTGAATTGCAGCCCGAGAATGGTGAG GAATGGTGGACATATGTTTGCATGGGACCATCTGATCCTCATCCGAATTGGCATCTTGGGATGCGAGGTTCACAGCATCGTGCTGTAATGTGGCGTGTATGGAAAGAAGGTGGAACAGGATTCTTATACTGGGGTGCCAACTGTTATGAAAAGGCAACAGTTCCTAGTGCTGAG ATAAGATTTAGGCGTGGCCTTCCCCCTGGTGATGGGGTTTTATTCTACCCTGGTGAGGTGTTCTCGTCTTCGCGTCAACCTGTTGCTTCCTTAAGACTAGAGAGAATTCTGAGTGGTTTGCAG GACATTGAATACCTAAACCTCTATGCTTCAAGATATGGTAGAGATGAAGGGCTTGCTCTGTTGGAGAAGACAGGAACGTACCTGGGTCCCGAGCGGTACACAATTGAGCACCTGCCGATTGATGTCATGCGGGGCGAGATTTTCAGTGCTTGCCGACATTGA
- the LOC102627251 gene encoding uncharacterized protein LOC102627251 isoform X1, whose product MDNSAGNPQDSVVPPVEGVAGGGTAYGWNDNCSQSSGPLNGSINPTEIPTADLVHVWCMPSTANVGPQEMPRPLEPINLLAARNERESVQIALRPKVSWSSSSTAGVVQVQCSDLCSASGDRLVVGQSLMLRRVVPILGVPDALVPLDLPVCQISLLPGETTAVWVSIDAPYAQPPGLYEGEITITSKADTELSSQCLGKGEKHRLFMELRNCLDNVEPIEGKPLHEVVERAKSTATTLRRVIFSPLFSEFFSDNGPIDMMDEDAISNLSVRVKLSLTVWDFILPATPSLPAVIGISDTVIEDRFGVRHGSDEWYEALDQHFKWLLQYRISPFFCRWGESMRVLTYTCPWPADHPKSDEYFSDPRLAAYAVPYSPVLSSNDGAKDYVRKEIELLRTKAHWKKAYFYLWDEPLNMEHYSSVRNMASELHAYAPDARVLTTYYCGPSDAPLGPTPFESFVKVPKFLRPHTQIYCTSEWVLGNREDLVKDIVTELQPENGEEWWTYVCMGPSDPHPNWHLGMRGSQHRAVMWRVWKEGGTGFLYWGANCYEKATVPSAEIRFRRGLPPGDGVLFYPGEVFSSSRQPVASLRLERILSGLQDIEYLNLYASRYGRDEGLALLEKTGTYLGPERYTIEHLPIDVMRGEIFSACRH is encoded by the exons ATGGATAATAGCG CAGGTAATCCTCAGGATTCTGTTGTGCCACCGGTTGAAGGTGTTGCCGGGGGAGGGACAGCATACGGATGGAATGATAATTGTTCACAAAGTTCAGGTCCACTCAATGGGTCTATCAATCCAACAGAAATTCCAACTGCAGATTTAGTGCACGTGTGGTGCATGCCCAGCACAGCAAATGTGGGACCACAGGAAATGCCTAGACCTTTGGAGCCT ATAAATCTTCTGGCAGCTAGAAATGAGAGAGAAAGTGTACAAATTGCTTTACGTCCAAAAGTTTCCTGGAGCAGTTCTAGTACTGCTGGGGTTGTACAGGTCCAGTGTAGTGACTTATGCTCTGCATCTGGTGATCG GTTGGTTGTCGGCCAATCTTTAATGTTGCGGCGTGTTGTTCCCATATTAGGTGTCCCTGATGCCCTTGTACCGCTTGACCTACCAGTTTGTCAAATAAGTTTGCTTCCTGG GGAAACAACTGCAGTTTGGGTTTCCATAGATGCACCATATGCTCAGCCTCCGGGTCTGTATGAAGGGGAGATCACTATTACTTCTAAAGCAGATACAGA ATTGTCATCACAATGCTTGGGCAAAGGTGAGAAGCATCGACTTTTTATGGAGCTTAGGAACTGTCTTGATAATGTGGAGCCCATTGAAGGAAAACCTTTGCATGAAGTG GTAGAAAGAGCGAAGTCTACGGCTACTACTTTAAGAAGAGTTATTTTTTCTCCACTATTTTCTGAGTTTTTTTCAGATAACGGACCAATTGATATGATGGATGAAGATGCTATATCTAATCTTTCAGTACGTGTGAAGTTAAGTTTGACAGTTTGGGACTTCATTCTTCCTGCAACTCCGTCACTCCCAGCTGTAATTGGT ATATCTGATACCGTAATTGAGGATCGTTTTGGTGTTCGACATGGGAGCGATGAGTGGTATGAGGCATTAGATCAGCATTTCAAGTGGCTTCTTCAGTATAGAATCAGCCCATTTTTTTGCAGGTGGGGTGAAAGCATGCGGGTTTTGACATACACATGCCCTTGGCCAG CTGAtcatccaaaatctgatgaaTACTTTTCAGACCCACGACTAGCAGCTTATGCTGTACCTTATAGTCCAGTCTTAAG CAGCAATGACGGAGCAAAGGATTACGTGCGGAAGGAAATTGAGCTGTTAAGGACAAAAGCTCACTGGAAGAAAGCCTATTTTTACTTATGGGATGAG CCACTGAACATGGAGCATTACAGTTCTGTTCGCAATATGGCTAGTGAACTTCATGCTTATGCCCCTGATGCTCGTGTATTAACCACGTACTATTGCG GGCCAAGTGACGCACCTCTTGGACCTACCCCTTTTGAGTCTTTTGTAAAGGTTCCTAAGTTTCTACGGCCTCATACTCAGATCTATTGCACAAG TGAGTGGGTACTTGGTAACCGAGAGGATTTGGTAAAGGATATTGTCACTGAATTGCAGCCCGAGAATGGTGAG GAATGGTGGACATATGTTTGCATGGGACCATCTGATCCTCATCCGAATTGGCATCTTGGGATGCGAGGTTCACAGCATCGTGCTGTAATGTGGCGTGTATGGAAAGAAGGTGGAACAGGATTCTTATACTGGGGTGCCAACTGTTATGAAAAGGCAACAGTTCCTAGTGCTGAG ATAAGATTTAGGCGTGGCCTTCCCCCTGGTGATGGGGTTTTATTCTACCCTGGTGAGGTGTTCTCGTCTTCGCGTCAACCTGTTGCTTCCTTAAGACTAGAGAGAATTCTGAGTGGTTTGCAG GACATTGAATACCTAAACCTCTATGCTTCAAGATATGGTAGAGATGAAGGGCTTGCTCTGTTGGAGAAGACAGGAACGTACCTGGGTCCCGAGCGGTACACAATTGAGCACCTGCCGATTGATGTCATGCGGGGCGAGATTTTCAGTGCTTGCCGACATTGA
- the LOC102627251 gene encoding uncharacterized protein LOC102627251 isoform X2, which translates to MDNSGNPQDSVVPPVEGVAGGGTAYGWNDNCSQSSGPLNGSINPTEIPTADLVHVWCMPSTANVGPQEMPRPLEPINLLAARNERESVQIALRPKVSWSSSSTAGVVQVQCSDLCSASGDRLVVGQSLMLRRVVPILGVPDALVPLDLPVCQISLLPGETTAVWVSIDAPYAQPPGLYEGEITITSKADTELSSQCLGKGEKHRLFMELRNCLDNVEPIEGKPLHEVVERAKSTATTLRRVIFSPLFSEFFSDNGPIDMMDEDAISNLSVRVKLSLTVWDFILPATPSLPAVIGISDTVIEDRFGVRHGSDEWYEALDQHFKWLLQYRISPFFCRWGESMRVLTYTCPWPADHPKSDEYFSDPRLAAYAVPYSPVLSSNDGAKDYVRKEIELLRTKAHWKKAYFYLWDEPLNMEHYSSVRNMASELHAYAPDARVLTTYYCGPSDAPLGPTPFESFVKVPKFLRPHTQIYCTSEWVLGNREDLVKDIVTELQPENGEEWWTYVCMGPSDPHPNWHLGMRGSQHRAVMWRVWKEGGTGFLYWGANCYEKATVPSAEIRFRRGLPPGDGVLFYPGEVFSSSRQPVASLRLERILSGLQDIEYLNLYASRYGRDEGLALLEKTGTYLGPERYTIEHLPIDVMRGEIFSACRH; encoded by the exons ATGGATAATAGCG GTAATCCTCAGGATTCTGTTGTGCCACCGGTTGAAGGTGTTGCCGGGGGAGGGACAGCATACGGATGGAATGATAATTGTTCACAAAGTTCAGGTCCACTCAATGGGTCTATCAATCCAACAGAAATTCCAACTGCAGATTTAGTGCACGTGTGGTGCATGCCCAGCACAGCAAATGTGGGACCACAGGAAATGCCTAGACCTTTGGAGCCT ATAAATCTTCTGGCAGCTAGAAATGAGAGAGAAAGTGTACAAATTGCTTTACGTCCAAAAGTTTCCTGGAGCAGTTCTAGTACTGCTGGGGTTGTACAGGTCCAGTGTAGTGACTTATGCTCTGCATCTGGTGATCG GTTGGTTGTCGGCCAATCTTTAATGTTGCGGCGTGTTGTTCCCATATTAGGTGTCCCTGATGCCCTTGTACCGCTTGACCTACCAGTTTGTCAAATAAGTTTGCTTCCTGG GGAAACAACTGCAGTTTGGGTTTCCATAGATGCACCATATGCTCAGCCTCCGGGTCTGTATGAAGGGGAGATCACTATTACTTCTAAAGCAGATACAGA ATTGTCATCACAATGCTTGGGCAAAGGTGAGAAGCATCGACTTTTTATGGAGCTTAGGAACTGTCTTGATAATGTGGAGCCCATTGAAGGAAAACCTTTGCATGAAGTG GTAGAAAGAGCGAAGTCTACGGCTACTACTTTAAGAAGAGTTATTTTTTCTCCACTATTTTCTGAGTTTTTTTCAGATAACGGACCAATTGATATGATGGATGAAGATGCTATATCTAATCTTTCAGTACGTGTGAAGTTAAGTTTGACAGTTTGGGACTTCATTCTTCCTGCAACTCCGTCACTCCCAGCTGTAATTGGT ATATCTGATACCGTAATTGAGGATCGTTTTGGTGTTCGACATGGGAGCGATGAGTGGTATGAGGCATTAGATCAGCATTTCAAGTGGCTTCTTCAGTATAGAATCAGCCCATTTTTTTGCAGGTGGGGTGAAAGCATGCGGGTTTTGACATACACATGCCCTTGGCCAG CTGAtcatccaaaatctgatgaaTACTTTTCAGACCCACGACTAGCAGCTTATGCTGTACCTTATAGTCCAGTCTTAAG CAGCAATGACGGAGCAAAGGATTACGTGCGGAAGGAAATTGAGCTGTTAAGGACAAAAGCTCACTGGAAGAAAGCCTATTTTTACTTATGGGATGAG CCACTGAACATGGAGCATTACAGTTCTGTTCGCAATATGGCTAGTGAACTTCATGCTTATGCCCCTGATGCTCGTGTATTAACCACGTACTATTGCG GGCCAAGTGACGCACCTCTTGGACCTACCCCTTTTGAGTCTTTTGTAAAGGTTCCTAAGTTTCTACGGCCTCATACTCAGATCTATTGCACAAG TGAGTGGGTACTTGGTAACCGAGAGGATTTGGTAAAGGATATTGTCACTGAATTGCAGCCCGAGAATGGTGAG GAATGGTGGACATATGTTTGCATGGGACCATCTGATCCTCATCCGAATTGGCATCTTGGGATGCGAGGTTCACAGCATCGTGCTGTAATGTGGCGTGTATGGAAAGAAGGTGGAACAGGATTCTTATACTGGGGTGCCAACTGTTATGAAAAGGCAACAGTTCCTAGTGCTGAG ATAAGATTTAGGCGTGGCCTTCCCCCTGGTGATGGGGTTTTATTCTACCCTGGTGAGGTGTTCTCGTCTTCGCGTCAACCTGTTGCTTCCTTAAGACTAGAGAGAATTCTGAGTGGTTTGCAG GACATTGAATACCTAAACCTCTATGCTTCAAGATATGGTAGAGATGAAGGGCTTGCTCTGTTGGAGAAGACAGGAACGTACCTGGGTCCCGAGCGGTACACAATTGAGCACCTGCCGATTGATGTCATGCGGGGCGAGATTTTCAGTGCTTGCCGACATTGA
- the LOC102627251 gene encoding uncharacterized protein LOC102627251 isoform X5 yields MDNSAGNPQDSVVPPVEGVAGGGTAYGWNDNCSQSSGPLNGSINPTEIPTADLVHVWCMPSTANVGPQEMPRPLEPINLLAARNERESVQIALRPKVSWSSSSTAGVVQVQCSDLCSASGDRLVVGQSLMLRRVVPILGVPDALVPLDLPVCQISLLPGETTAVWVSIDAPYAQPPGLYEGEITITSKADTELSSQCLGKGEKHRLFMELRNCLDNVEPIEGKPLHEVVERAKSTATTLRRVIFSPLFSEFFSDNGPIDMMDEDAISNLSVRVKLSLTVWDFILPATPSLPAVIGISDTVIEDRFGVRHGSDEWYEALDQHFKWLLQYRISPFFCRWGESMRVLTYTCPWPADHPKSDEYFSDPRLAAYAVPYSPVLSSNDGAKDYVRKEIELLRTKAHWKKAYFYLWDEPLNMEHYSSVRNMASELHAYAPDARVLTTYYCGPSDAPLGPTPFESFVKVPKFLRPHTQIYCTSEWVLGNREDLVKDIVTELQPENGEEIYSLSLMVLPTSYSSVSMWSVSQVTSQ; encoded by the exons ATGGATAATAGCG CAGGTAATCCTCAGGATTCTGTTGTGCCACCGGTTGAAGGTGTTGCCGGGGGAGGGACAGCATACGGATGGAATGATAATTGTTCACAAAGTTCAGGTCCACTCAATGGGTCTATCAATCCAACAGAAATTCCAACTGCAGATTTAGTGCACGTGTGGTGCATGCCCAGCACAGCAAATGTGGGACCACAGGAAATGCCTAGACCTTTGGAGCCT ATAAATCTTCTGGCAGCTAGAAATGAGAGAGAAAGTGTACAAATTGCTTTACGTCCAAAAGTTTCCTGGAGCAGTTCTAGTACTGCTGGGGTTGTACAGGTCCAGTGTAGTGACTTATGCTCTGCATCTGGTGATCG GTTGGTTGTCGGCCAATCTTTAATGTTGCGGCGTGTTGTTCCCATATTAGGTGTCCCTGATGCCCTTGTACCGCTTGACCTACCAGTTTGTCAAATAAGTTTGCTTCCTGG GGAAACAACTGCAGTTTGGGTTTCCATAGATGCACCATATGCTCAGCCTCCGGGTCTGTATGAAGGGGAGATCACTATTACTTCTAAAGCAGATACAGA ATTGTCATCACAATGCTTGGGCAAAGGTGAGAAGCATCGACTTTTTATGGAGCTTAGGAACTGTCTTGATAATGTGGAGCCCATTGAAGGAAAACCTTTGCATGAAGTG GTAGAAAGAGCGAAGTCTACGGCTACTACTTTAAGAAGAGTTATTTTTTCTCCACTATTTTCTGAGTTTTTTTCAGATAACGGACCAATTGATATGATGGATGAAGATGCTATATCTAATCTTTCAGTACGTGTGAAGTTAAGTTTGACAGTTTGGGACTTCATTCTTCCTGCAACTCCGTCACTCCCAGCTGTAATTGGT ATATCTGATACCGTAATTGAGGATCGTTTTGGTGTTCGACATGGGAGCGATGAGTGGTATGAGGCATTAGATCAGCATTTCAAGTGGCTTCTTCAGTATAGAATCAGCCCATTTTTTTGCAGGTGGGGTGAAAGCATGCGGGTTTTGACATACACATGCCCTTGGCCAG CTGAtcatccaaaatctgatgaaTACTTTTCAGACCCACGACTAGCAGCTTATGCTGTACCTTATAGTCCAGTCTTAAG CAGCAATGACGGAGCAAAGGATTACGTGCGGAAGGAAATTGAGCTGTTAAGGACAAAAGCTCACTGGAAGAAAGCCTATTTTTACTTATGGGATGAG CCACTGAACATGGAGCATTACAGTTCTGTTCGCAATATGGCTAGTGAACTTCATGCTTATGCCCCTGATGCTCGTGTATTAACCACGTACTATTGCG GGCCAAGTGACGCACCTCTTGGACCTACCCCTTTTGAGTCTTTTGTAAAGGTTCCTAAGTTTCTACGGCCTCATACTCAGATCTATTGCACAAG TGAGTGGGTACTTGGTAACCGAGAGGATTTGGTAAAGGATATTGTCACTGAATTGCAGCCCGAGAATGGTGAG GAAATTTACAGTTTAAGCCTTATGGTTTTACCAACAAGCTATAGCTCAGTTAGTATGTGGAGCGTGTCCCAGGTGACCTCACAATAA
- the LOC102627923 gene encoding COP9 signalosome complex subunit 4 gives MESALASASAITDQRQKIEQYKHILSSVISSNDIVQAKKFIDHMLSDDVPLVVSRQLLQTFAQELGRLEPETQKEIANYTLAQIQPRVVSFEEQVLIIREKLADLYESEQQWSKAAQMLSGIDLDSGMRVIDDTFRLSKCVQIARLYLEDDDAVNAEAFINKASFLVSSSQQEVLNLQYKVCYARILDLKRKFLEAALRYYDISQIQKRQIGDETIDEEALEQALSAAVTCTILAAAGPQRSRVLATLYKDERCSKLKIYPILQKVYLERILRKPEIDAFAEELKPHQKALLPDNFTVLDRAMIEHNLLSASKLYTNISFEELGTLLGIAPQKAEKIASRMIFEDRMRGSIDQVEAVIHFEDDTEELQQWDQQIVGLCQALNDILDSMAKKGLPIPV, from the exons ATGGAAAGTGCATTAGCGAGCGCCTCTGCTATCACTGACCAGAGGCAAAAGATCGAACAGTATAAGCACATTCTCTCTTCTGTTATCTCTTCAAACGACATCGTTCAAGCCAAGAAATTCATCGATCACA TGCTATCCGATGATGTACCATTGGTTGTTTCGCGTCAGCTGTTGCAGACTTTTGCTCAAGAGCTGGGGAGATTAGAACCGGAGACGCAAAAGGAAATTGCCAATTATACCCTCGCTCAGATTCAACCTCGTGTTGTCTCCTTCGAAGAACAG GTGTTAATTATCAGGGAGAAACTTGCTGATTTATATGAATCTGAGCAGCAATGGTCAAAAGCAGCTCAGATGCTTAGTGGAATTGATCTTGACTCTGGAATGAG AGTCATTGACGATACATTCAGGTTGTCGAAATGTGTCCAGATTGCTCGCCTATATCTTGAG GATGATGATGCTGTTAATGCAGAGGCTTTCATTAATAAAGCGTCATTCTTGGTTAGCAGCAGTCAGCAGGAAGTGTTGAATCTACAGTACAAG GTTTGTTATGCCaggattttggatttgaaaagGAAGTTCTTGGAAGCAGCACTACGTTACTATGATATATCTCAGATTCAGAAGCGGCAGATAGGAGACGA AACAATTGATGAGGAAGCATTGGAGCAAGCTCTGTCTGCTGCTGTGACATGTACAATTTTGGCTGCTGCGGGTCCTCAACGCTCTCGTGTTCTTGCCACTCTGTACAAA GATGAACGGtgttcaaaattgaaaatatatccAATATTACAAAAG GTATATTTGGAGAGAATTTTGAGAAAACCTGAAATTGATGCATTCGCAGAAGAGCTGAAACCTCATCAG AAAGCACTTCTGCCGGATAATTTTACCGTGCTGGATCGTGCCATGATTGAGCATAATCTTTTGAGCGCAAGCAAACTTTACACCAACATAAGTTTTGAAGAGTTGGGCACTTTGCTTGGTATTGCACCTCAAAAG GCAGAGAAGATTGCATCAAGAATGATTTTTGAGGACAGAATGAGGGGATCCATTGATCAG GTGGAAGCTGTTATACATTTTGAGGATGATACTGAAGAGCTGCAACAATGGGATCAACAG ATAGTTGGACTCTGTCAAGCTCTCAATGATATATTAGATAGCATGGCTAAGAAGGGATTGCCGATTCCTGTATGA